From a single Ciconia boyciana chromosome 6, ASM3463844v1, whole genome shotgun sequence genomic region:
- the RD3L gene encoding protein RD3-like has product MPLFGWMKWSKNDSYKPTRYPGSEVVTKTLLRELKWHLKERERLVQEIENEQKVQKTGMDYNWLKNYQNPQATIPATEQRQLEVLCSQIQPCQTGTVLSRFREVLAENDVLPWEIVYIFKQVLKDFLTTIERENQQDQLADAWNTNCSEHFSLHGDSSNKSDKEEIPTVSSYVDKNTRSTFPTFSHRIWNLPYYYPSS; this is encoded by the exons ATGCCACTTTTTGGCTGGATGAAATGGTCAAAAAACGATTCCTACAAACCCACAAGATATCCTGGATCAGAAGTAGTTACAAAAACCCTACTGAGGGAATTGAAATGGCACCTGAAAGAGCGTGAAAGATTAGTCCAAGAGattgaaaatgaacaaaaagtcCAGAAGACTGGCATGGATTACAACTGGCTGAAGAACTACCAAAACCCTCAAGCAACAATTCCAGCTACTGAGCAACGGCAGCTCGAAGTTCTGTGTTCGCAAATCCAGCCTTGCCAAACGGGAACTGTTCTCAGCAG aTTTCGTGAAGTTTTGGCAGAAAATGATGTTTTACCTTGGGAAATAGTCTACATATTCaagcaagttttaaaagattttcttacTACCATTGAGAGAGAAAACCAACAAGACCAACTGGCAGATGCATGGAATACAAACTGCTCTGAACATTTCAGTCTGCATGGAGACAGTTCTAACAAATCAGACAAAGAAGAAATCCCCACGGTTTCAAGTTATGTTGACAAAAACACACGAAGCACGTTTCCCACCTTCTCTCATAGAATCTGGAATCTACCCTATTACTACCCATCAAGTTAA